One window from the genome of Ictidomys tridecemlineatus isolate mIctTri1 chromosome 12, mIctTri1.hap1, whole genome shotgun sequence encodes:
- the LOC144369130 gene encoding mitoregulin-like — protein sequence MADVSERTLQVSVLVAFASGVLLGWQANRLRRCNLDWRKQRLQDKLATTQKKLDLA from the coding sequence ATGGCGGACGTGTCGGAGAGGACGCTGCAGGTGTCGGTGCTGGTGGCTTTCGCCTCCGGAGTGCTCCTCGGCTGGCAGGCGAACCGGCTAAGGAGGTGCAACCTGGACTGGAGGAAGCAGAGGCTTCAGGACAAGCTGGCGACGACGCAGAAGAAGCTGGACCTGGCCTGA